Proteins encoded within one genomic window of Citricoccus muralis:
- the uvrB gene encoding excinuclease ABC subunit UvrB, which produces MSLAQKISRQIAPFEVVSPFQPSGDQPKAIAELAERVQGGEKDVVLMGATGTGKSATTAWLIEKLQRPTLVMVQNKTLAAQLANEFRELLPNNAVEYFVSYYDYYQPEAYVPQTDTFIEKDSSINEEVERLRHSATNALLTRRDVVVVSTVSCIYGLGTPEEYIAQMVTLHRGQELDRDELLRQFVNMQYVRNDTDFHRGTFRVRGDTVEIIPMYEELAVRIEFFGDEVESIQTLHPLTGQVVREEDEMYIFPASHYVAGDERMHRAIGEIEDELRIRLEELESQDKLLEAQRLRMRTTYDLEMMQQMGYCNGIENYSRHIDGREAGSAPHCLLDYFPDDFLLVIDESHVTVPQIGGMYEGDMSRKRTLVDHGFRLPSAMDNRPLKWDEFLERIGQTVYLSATPGNYELGQADGVVEQIIRPTGLIDPEVIVKPTKGQIDSLMEEITARTERDERVLVTTLTKRMAEDLTDYLLEHGVKVQYLHSDVDTLKRIELLRDLRKGVFDVLVGINLLREGLDLPEVSLVSILDADKEGFLRSSKSLIQTIGRAARNVSGQVHMYADTITDSMRQAIDETNRRREIQQKYNSDHGIDPTPLRKKIADITDQLAREDADSADFLAGMAGVKTGFDYGAGRRGYTATIAEEVPGTAAENEVGMDTVAKMAALPAKDLQDLIDQMSAQMHQAAVDLQFKLAARLRDEVSELKKELRQMQREGHA; this is translated from the coding sequence ATGAGTCTGGCACAGAAGATCTCCCGACAGATCGCACCCTTCGAGGTCGTCTCGCCCTTCCAGCCCTCGGGCGATCAGCCGAAGGCCATCGCCGAGCTCGCCGAACGCGTGCAGGGCGGCGAGAAGGACGTCGTCCTGATGGGTGCAACCGGCACCGGTAAGTCGGCAACCACCGCCTGGCTCATCGAAAAGTTGCAGCGTCCCACCCTGGTGATGGTGCAGAACAAGACCCTGGCCGCCCAGCTGGCCAATGAGTTTCGGGAGTTGCTGCCCAACAACGCCGTCGAGTATTTCGTCTCCTACTACGACTACTACCAGCCCGAAGCGTACGTGCCGCAGACGGATACCTTCATTGAGAAGGATTCCTCCATCAACGAGGAAGTCGAGCGGCTGCGACACTCCGCCACGAACGCGCTGCTGACTCGCCGCGACGTCGTCGTCGTGTCGACCGTGTCCTGCATCTACGGTCTGGGCACCCCCGAGGAGTACATCGCCCAGATGGTCACGTTGCACCGCGGCCAAGAGCTGGACCGGGATGAGCTCCTGCGGCAATTCGTGAACATGCAGTATGTGCGCAACGACACGGACTTCCACCGGGGCACTTTCCGGGTGCGCGGGGACACCGTCGAGATCATCCCGATGTACGAGGAGCTGGCGGTACGCATCGAGTTCTTCGGCGACGAGGTCGAATCCATTCAGACGTTGCATCCGCTCACCGGACAGGTGGTCCGCGAGGAAGACGAGATGTACATCTTTCCCGCCTCGCATTATGTTGCCGGCGACGAGCGGATGCACCGCGCCATCGGCGAGATAGAGGACGAACTGCGCATCCGGCTAGAAGAACTGGAATCCCAGGACAAGCTGCTGGAGGCGCAGCGGCTGCGGATGCGCACCACCTATGATCTCGAGATGATGCAGCAGATGGGTTACTGCAACGGCATCGAGAACTACTCACGCCACATCGACGGCCGTGAGGCCGGCTCCGCCCCGCACTGCCTGCTCGATTATTTCCCGGATGATTTCCTCCTCGTGATCGACGAGTCACACGTCACCGTGCCTCAGATCGGCGGCATGTACGAGGGCGATATGTCGCGCAAGCGGACACTGGTGGACCACGGATTCCGTCTGCCATCGGCGATGGACAACCGCCCGCTGAAGTGGGACGAATTTCTGGAACGTATCGGCCAGACCGTTTATCTTTCAGCAACCCCGGGCAACTACGAACTGGGCCAAGCCGACGGCGTGGTAGAGCAGATCATCCGCCCGACCGGCCTGATCGACCCCGAGGTCATCGTCAAGCCCACCAAGGGGCAGATCGACTCGCTGATGGAGGAGATCACGGCCCGCACCGAGCGGGACGAGCGGGTGCTTGTCACCACGCTGACCAAGCGGATGGCCGAGGATCTGACCGACTATCTGCTCGAGCATGGGGTCAAGGTCCAGTACCTGCACTCCGACGTCGATACGCTCAAGCGCATCGAGTTGCTGCGGGACCTGCGCAAGGGCGTTTTCGACGTGTTGGTGGGCATCAACTTGTTGCGTGAGGGACTCGACCTGCCAGAGGTGTCGTTGGTGTCGATTCTCGACGCAGACAAAGAGGGCTTCTTGCGATCCTCGAAGTCCCTCATCCAGACCATCGGCCGTGCGGCCCGTAACGTGTCCGGCCAGGTGCACATGTACGCGGACACCATCACGGATTCCATGCGACAGGCCATCGACGAAACCAACCGCCGTCGGGAAATCCAGCAGAAGTACAACAGCGATCACGGCATCGACCCGACACCGCTGCGCAAGAAAATTGCGGATATCACCGACCAGCTCGCACGCGAAGACGCCGATTCTGCTGATTTCCTCGCGGGCATGGCGGGCGTCAAAACCGGTTTCGACTATGGTGCGGGACGCCGCGGTTACACCGCAACGATCGCCGAAGAGGTGCCCGGAACCGCCGCCGAAAACGAGGTGGGGATGGACACGGTGGCGAAAATGGCGGCCCTGCCAGCGAAGGATCTCCAGGATCTCATCGACCAGATGTCGGCCCAGATGCACCAGGCGGCCGTGGACCTGCAGTTCAAGCTCGCCGCACGGTTGCGTGACGAAGTGTCCGAGTTGAAGAAGGAGCTCCGCCAGATGCAACGTGAAGGTCACGCATGA
- a CDS encoding alpha/beta fold hydrolase produces the protein MSTGSTSNVLISTLRSGTASRLFDGTVIRDHFLEVPLDYDQPQGRRITVFAREYTADGGGSRPWLLYLQGGPGGKGVRSGPLSGWMAEASSEFRILMLDQRGTGRSTPITRTSLPREGDGGQQADYLSHFRAPNIVRDAEQFRLALGSGPWTTLGQSYGGFCTLSYLSFHPEGLRASMITGGLSPITGPADRVYQATYRRMRARNREFFERYPEDWPFWERIVRLGRHSEQRFPDGSPVTVGRLQMLGMYLGGNTRIDQLHYLLQEAFVEGDDRLSDAFLEQAHGLIGHLSRPLYMVMHESIYAQPGAEPTDWAAHRVLADHPDFDPERSRTPLLTGEMVFPWYAELDPGLQPLADVAEHLAQRIGWEPLYDLDQLAVNTVPVAAAVYRDDVYVDAELSVETAARVAGLQVWQTAAHHHDGLAEDGAGIFRRLYDMVSSPSASSSEE, from the coding sequence ATGAGTACCGGAAGCACCTCGAATGTGTTGATCTCCACTTTGCGTAGCGGAACAGCGTCGCGCCTCTTTGACGGCACCGTGATCCGTGATCATTTCCTGGAGGTGCCGCTGGATTATGACCAGCCGCAGGGGCGGCGGATCACTGTTTTCGCCCGGGAATACACCGCTGACGGTGGGGGCTCCCGTCCGTGGTTGTTGTATCTGCAGGGCGGTCCCGGAGGCAAAGGGGTCCGTTCCGGTCCTTTGTCGGGTTGGATGGCGGAGGCGAGCTCCGAATTCCGGATTCTCATGCTGGACCAACGCGGCACCGGTCGCTCGACCCCGATCACCCGCACCTCACTGCCGAGGGAAGGTGACGGCGGGCAACAAGCCGATTATCTGAGCCATTTCCGTGCGCCGAATATTGTGCGCGACGCCGAGCAGTTCCGTCTGGCTCTGGGCTCCGGACCTTGGACCACCCTGGGGCAGTCCTATGGCGGATTCTGCACGCTGAGCTATCTCTCATTTCACCCCGAGGGGCTGCGGGCGAGCATGATCACCGGTGGGTTGTCGCCGATCACGGGACCGGCCGACCGGGTATACCAAGCCACGTACCGGCGGATGCGGGCGCGGAATCGTGAGTTCTTCGAGCGTTATCCCGAGGATTGGCCGTTCTGGGAACGCATCGTGCGCCTCGGACGACATTCCGAGCAGCGCTTTCCGGATGGTTCCCCGGTCACCGTGGGGCGGTTGCAGATGTTGGGCATGTATCTGGGCGGCAATACCCGGATTGACCAACTGCACTACCTATTGCAGGAAGCCTTTGTTGAGGGCGATGACCGGCTCAGCGACGCGTTTCTCGAACAGGCCCATGGCCTAATCGGGCATCTTTCCCGTCCGCTGTACATGGTGATGCACGAGTCGATCTACGCGCAGCCGGGGGCGGAGCCGACCGACTGGGCGGCCCATCGGGTGCTGGCAGATCATCCGGATTTTGATCCTGAGCGCTCTCGTACTCCCCTGTTGACCGGGGAGATGGTGTTTCCCTGGTACGCGGAACTAGATCCGGGTCTGCAACCCCTGGCCGACGTGGCCGAGCATCTGGCTCAACGCATTGGGTGGGAGCCGCTCTACGATCTGGATCAACTGGCCGTGAACACCGTGCCAGTCGCGGCGGCTGTGTATCGGGATGACGTCTACGTGGATGCCGAATTATCGGTGGAAACCGCGGCCCGCGTGGCTGGGCTTCAGGTGTGGCAGACAGCGGCGCACCATCACGACGGCCTGGCCGAAGACGGTGCAGGCATCTTCCGACGGCTCTACGACATGGTGTCGTCCCCGTCGGCCTCGTCATCGGAGGAATGA
- the coaE gene encoding dephospho-CoA kinase has protein sequence MSRVAPVSIGLTGGIASGKSTVSAMLAELGAIVIDADALARQAVAPGTEGLAEVVARFGGGVLHEDGTLNRPALGAIVFGDDDERATLDAIIHPRVRAASAEARAQAQADDIVVEDIPLLVETGQADRFELVLVVQAEEEARVRRMIEHRGMAEDDARARIRSQASDAERAAVADVILHNEGTVEELRAQTEEVWRTIIEPLRHQ, from the coding sequence ATGAGCAGAGTGGCTCCCGTCAGCATTGGGCTCACCGGCGGCATTGCGTCGGGTAAGTCCACGGTCTCCGCCATGCTGGCCGAACTCGGCGCCATCGTGATCGATGCCGATGCGTTGGCCCGCCAGGCGGTGGCCCCCGGGACCGAAGGGCTGGCTGAAGTAGTGGCACGCTTTGGTGGGGGAGTCCTCCACGAGGACGGCACCCTGAACCGCCCCGCCCTGGGTGCGATCGTCTTCGGCGATGACGACGAACGAGCCACTCTCGACGCGATCATCCACCCGCGGGTGCGTGCAGCATCCGCCGAGGCCCGAGCACAAGCCCAAGCAGACGACATCGTCGTCGAGGACATTCCGTTGCTGGTGGAGACGGGCCAGGCCGATCGGTTCGAGTTGGTCCTGGTGGTGCAGGCGGAAGAAGAGGCTCGCGTGCGCCGGATGATCGAACACCGGGGGATGGCCGAGGACGACGCCCGCGCCCGTATTCGGTCCCAGGCCAGTGATGCAGAACGCGCCGCGGTGGCGGACGTGATCTTGCACAACGAGGGCACCGTGGAAGAACTGCGCGCCCAAACGGAGGAGGTCTGGCGCACCATCATCGAACCGTTGCGCCACCAGTAA
- a CDS encoding IMPACT family protein yields the protein MSQHSDSALVDDSHARRYSVLPAAQRHTPVVHEIEIKRSRFIGYLFRVEAEEDVREHVSALRKEHHLARHACSAFLLGPDRRVMRSNDDGEPAGTAGTPMLEAIAQRETVLVSAEGTGAEQLRDASDVLAVVVRYFGGVKLGAGGLVRAYSDAVSQTLDQVTWTVRQRMLWYRIPAPHAVAGRWENELRATGWHLGVTDYAGSSALLTLASVDDDMAAERLKADLAAISSGAGQVEPTHVEWTDL from the coding sequence ATGTCACAGCACTCCGATTCCGCCCTCGTCGATGATTCCCACGCGCGTCGATACAGCGTGCTCCCGGCGGCCCAGCGCCACACTCCGGTGGTGCATGAAATCGAGATCAAACGGTCGCGATTTATTGGCTACCTTTTCCGGGTCGAAGCGGAGGAAGACGTCAGGGAACACGTGAGCGCGCTGCGCAAAGAGCACCATCTGGCCCGGCACGCCTGTAGCGCATTTCTGCTGGGCCCGGACAGGCGAGTCATGCGTTCCAACGACGACGGCGAACCCGCCGGGACCGCCGGAACACCGATGCTGGAAGCGATCGCCCAGCGCGAGACGGTGCTCGTTAGCGCAGAAGGAACCGGCGCGGAACAGCTGCGAGACGCCTCCGACGTGCTGGCAGTGGTGGTGCGCTACTTCGGCGGGGTGAAACTCGGAGCCGGCGGACTGGTTCGTGCCTATTCTGACGCTGTGTCCCAGACCCTTGACCAGGTCACCTGGACGGTCCGGCAACGGATGCTCTGGTACCGCATTCCTGCACCGCACGCTGTAGCGGGACGCTGGGAGAACGAATTGCGCGCCACTGGGTGGCACCTCGGTGTCACTGACTACGCGGGGTCCTCAGCGTTGTTGACACTAGCCAGTGTCGACGACGACATGGCGGCAGAACGTCTGAAGGCAGACCTCGCAGCCATCAGCTCCGGTGCCGGACAGGTCGAGCCCACCCATGTGGAATGGACAGACCTGTGA
- a CDS encoding BCCT family transporter gives MILFTLAMGFFPGPVQSVFGALADVMRYDIGWMSTLGATAMLVFAAGIGAILMLFGVAEPITHDAVPPAIGTFHFGFQLWAIQVVPGLAFAYFTYKRNLPPRASSAFQPFIGDRIHGPWGKAIDIMAIVATVFGIAVSIGLGAMQINAGLTYVYGVPMQGWIQALTIALITGAGLTSVLLGMDKGVKRLSYLNILMAVALMLFVLMWGATMDTFRGVVETAGRYLYNLPVLSFFNDFSGSGQWTGDWTVFYWAWAVTWSPFVGMFIAKISRGRTIREFVIATIGMPTSFVIVWMSVWGISGIMQDQATATSGDSGELVETVVDDGNIEAALFQFLQGYPAFGFVAVFALIVIVIFFVTSMDSGALVMDGIASGHEDAGPKRQRVFWTVSIGAVCTVILVTAGENGCFPWKNSTAAPRRNPAPPRSS, from the coding sequence GTGATCCTGTTCACCCTAGCCATGGGATTCTTCCCCGGGCCGGTTCAGTCTGTGTTCGGCGCGCTGGCCGATGTGATGCGTTACGACATCGGCTGGATGTCTACGCTCGGCGCCACCGCGATGCTGGTCTTCGCGGCCGGTATCGGAGCGATCCTGATGTTATTCGGCGTCGCCGAGCCGATCACCCATGATGCGGTACCCCCAGCGATCGGTACGTTCCACTTCGGCTTCCAGCTCTGGGCTATTCAAGTGGTGCCAGGGCTGGCCTTCGCCTACTTCACGTACAAGCGAAACCTCCCTCCGCGGGCTTCTTCGGCATTCCAACCGTTTATCGGCGATCGGATCCACGGCCCCTGGGGCAAGGCCATCGACATCATGGCCATTGTGGCCACCGTGTTCGGTATCGCAGTGTCCATCGGATTGGGCGCCATGCAGATCAACGCCGGACTCACCTATGTCTACGGGGTGCCCATGCAGGGTTGGATCCAGGCGCTCACCATCGCCTTGATCACCGGCGCCGGCCTCACCTCGGTGCTCCTGGGTATGGACAAGGGCGTGAAGCGGCTGTCGTACCTCAACATCCTCATGGCCGTCGCACTGATGCTGTTCGTGCTGATGTGGGGAGCGACAATGGACACCTTCCGAGGCGTCGTTGAGACGGCGGGACGCTACCTGTACAACCTGCCGGTGCTCTCCTTCTTCAATGACTTCTCCGGATCGGGACAGTGGACCGGAGACTGGACCGTCTTCTACTGGGCCTGGGCGGTCACCTGGTCGCCCTTCGTCGGGATGTTTATCGCGAAGATTTCCCGAGGCCGTACCATTCGCGAGTTCGTGATCGCCACCATCGGCATGCCCACCAGTTTCGTCATCGTGTGGATGTCCGTGTGGGGCATCTCCGGGATCATGCAGGACCAGGCCACCGCTACTTCTGGTGACAGCGGGGAGCTCGTGGAGACCGTCGTCGACGACGGGAACATCGAGGCCGCGCTGTTCCAGTTCCTCCAGGGCTACCCCGCATTCGGCTTCGTTGCGGTGTTTGCGCTCATCGTCATCGTGATTTTCTTCGTCACCTCCATGGACTCCGGTGCACTGGTGATGGACGGGATCGCGTCGGGACACGAGGACGCCGGACCGAAGCGGCAGCGGGTGTTCTGGACCGTGTCCATTGGCGCGGTGTGCACCGTCATCCTCGTCACAGCGGGAGAGAACGGGTGTTTCCCATGGAAGAATTCCACCGCCGCGCCCAGGAGGAACCCAGCGCCACCGAGGAGTTCGTGA
- a CDS encoding TerC family protein translates to MEINALTWTITIAVIVGLLLFDYFAHVRKAHTPTIKEAAIWSAIYVGIALIFGLVFFVFGDTQHAIEYYAGYITEKALSVDNLFVFLVIMASFQVPREYQQKVLLFGITFALISRTVFILLGAAIIELWSDVFYLFGIALLLIAGQQLKGELASSEEKEDQADNIMVRTAKRVLPSTDQYHEDKLFVRINGKRLITPMLLVMVAIGATDVLFAFDSIPAIFGLTQEPYIVFTATAFSLMGLRQLYFLIDGLLDRLVYLSYGLTAILGFIGVKLILHALHENNLFFINGGSDVPVQTIPTHISLMVIVAILIVTVIASLTSPKGKALRTLQNAEKYAYRYTKLDESASADERRDAEAKMDRWTREAEGLSQKWRDALIDNKDRYSSIIRTAHETRWAEAQSNGNGHDANVSKEIVEKQGPTV, encoded by the coding sequence TTGGAGATCAACGCGTTAACGTGGACCATCACCATTGCGGTGATTGTGGGTCTACTGCTTTTCGACTATTTCGCGCACGTGCGTAAGGCGCACACCCCAACCATTAAAGAAGCGGCCATCTGGTCTGCCATCTATGTCGGCATCGCCCTCATCTTCGGTCTCGTCTTCTTCGTCTTCGGCGACACCCAGCACGCGATCGAGTACTACGCGGGCTACATCACCGAGAAGGCCCTCTCGGTGGACAACCTCTTCGTGTTCCTCGTGATCATGGCGAGCTTCCAGGTACCGCGTGAGTACCAGCAGAAGGTGTTGCTCTTCGGCATCACCTTCGCTTTGATCTCCCGCACCGTCTTCATCCTGCTGGGTGCAGCCATCATTGAGCTGTGGTCAGACGTGTTCTACCTCTTCGGTATCGCATTGCTGTTGATCGCCGGCCAGCAGCTCAAGGGTGAATTGGCTTCCTCGGAGGAGAAAGAAGACCAAGCGGACAACATCATGGTGCGCACCGCTAAGCGCGTGCTTCCTTCGACCGACCAGTACCACGAGGACAAGTTGTTCGTCCGCATCAACGGGAAACGGCTGATCACCCCAATGCTACTGGTGATGGTCGCAATCGGCGCCACCGATGTGCTGTTCGCCTTCGACTCCATCCCGGCTATTTTCGGTCTGACCCAGGAACCGTACATCGTGTTCACCGCAACGGCGTTCTCGCTGATGGGTCTGCGCCAGCTGTACTTCCTCATCGACGGACTGCTGGACCGCCTCGTCTACCTCTCCTACGGCCTCACCGCCATCCTGGGCTTCATCGGAGTGAAGCTGATCTTGCACGCCCTTCACGAGAACAACCTGTTCTTCATCAACGGTGGCTCCGATGTGCCGGTGCAGACCATCCCGACTCACATCTCGCTGATGGTCATCGTCGCGATTCTGATCGTGACCGTCATCGCCTCCCTGACTAGCCCGAAGGGCAAGGCCCTGCGCACCCTGCAGAACGCCGAGAAGTACGCGTACCGCTACACGAAGCTCGACGAGTCCGCTTCGGCCGACGAGCGCCGGGACGCCGAAGCCAAGATGGATCGCTGGACGCGCGAGGCCGAGGGCCTGAGCCAGAAGTGGCGCGACGCCCTAATCGACAACAAGGATCGCTACTCGTCCATTATTCGCACCGCGCACGAGACACGCTGGGCTGAGGCACAGTCCAACGGCAACGGTCACGACGCCAATGTGTCCAAGGAGATCGTGGAAAAGCAGGGTCCCACGGTCTGA
- a CDS encoding class I SAM-dependent methyltransferase, with protein sequence MASQTEVQPSPVERLLIMEIETFLEQRPELRELPVAVINEETGALSQHLSELGLNGRLILDSRSRAEQIEVPDAWRLFTGPDEVSLSGVGWVIHLLARPLEALEETAWHVARWATSDVVMISAAREKHLNRSMNAVLERCFQRVHASRGAYKSRALIASAPKESLTEHQLPERIPRRQRVSVEPVGELELRAYGMTFGAARLDPGTALLLTTLLSSGPEGRSDAIDQLDSVVDLGCGNGTITAALGLATSIPLLYACDDSASAVRSTRDTATVNGLDADRVQVTHADGLKYHADASLSAIVLNPPFHDGGTVTTDIAHHLFAEAARTLKPGGRLWCVWNSHLRYRDELDRVVGRTTQLARDRRFTVTESIR encoded by the coding sequence ATGGCGTCGCAAACCGAGGTTCAACCCAGCCCCGTCGAACGGCTCCTGATCATGGAGATCGAGACATTTCTCGAGCAACGCCCGGAGTTACGTGAGCTCCCGGTGGCGGTGATTAATGAAGAGACCGGTGCGCTGAGCCAGCATCTGTCAGAGCTGGGTCTCAACGGTCGGCTCATCCTGGATTCTCGCAGTCGAGCCGAGCAGATTGAGGTACCTGATGCCTGGCGGCTCTTCACCGGGCCCGACGAAGTGAGTCTGTCCGGGGTTGGCTGGGTCATTCATTTGCTGGCCCGGCCCCTGGAGGCGCTGGAAGAAACAGCCTGGCATGTGGCCCGTTGGGCTACGTCCGACGTCGTTATGATCAGTGCCGCACGCGAAAAGCACCTGAATCGGAGCATGAACGCGGTGCTGGAACGGTGCTTCCAACGGGTCCATGCAAGCCGCGGGGCCTACAAGTCTCGTGCGCTGATAGCTTCGGCACCGAAGGAATCCCTCACCGAGCACCAGCTGCCAGAGCGGATCCCGCGAAGACAACGCGTATCGGTGGAGCCCGTGGGCGAGCTCGAACTGCGTGCCTACGGGATGACTTTCGGTGCGGCACGGCTGGATCCCGGCACCGCACTGTTACTCACCACACTGCTCTCCTCAGGACCCGAAGGTCGAAGTGACGCGATCGACCAGCTCGACAGTGTGGTTGATCTCGGTTGCGGCAACGGCACGATCACCGCGGCTTTAGGGCTGGCAACCAGCATTCCCCTGCTCTACGCCTGCGATGATTCCGCCTCAGCGGTGCGTTCAACCAGGGACACCGCCACGGTCAATGGCCTGGACGCCGACCGGGTCCAGGTGACTCACGCCGATGGACTGAAATATCACGCCGATGCGTCCCTGTCCGCGATCGTCCTGAATCCTCCCTTCCATGATGGCGGCACCGTGACAACCGATATTGCACACCATCTCTTCGCCGAGGCTGCCCGCACGTTGAAGCCCGGCGGTCGGTTGTGGTGTGTCTGGAATTCGCATCTGCGCTATCGCGACGAACTGGACCGCGTCGTGGGCCGGACCACGCAGCTGGCCCGCGACCGGCGATTCACTGTCACTGAATCCATTCGCTAA
- a CDS encoding TVP38/TMEM64 family protein, which translates to MTDSTSDDPQDVPAQDSSQLDSQEHWGSLLRSTGLVLTVAVMLWLALNVRLPSLSQLHSTIEAWGWLGPLVFIGLYALVAITPIPVTVMAVVAGLLFGVAIGSVLSLIGVLIGCWGAYWLARAVGRDATRRLLGRHRASIERNLSHAGFQTVFMLRLLPGFPYWPVNYGSGAFGVSQHAYLSASALAVLPGQISLVAIGDFVAEQSILNGAVVVVSWIAVIVLTIWSYRRWKQARRHSSDDEADGDDTMS; encoded by the coding sequence ATGACCGACTCGACATCTGACGATCCCCAGGATGTTCCTGCGCAGGACAGCTCTCAGCTGGACTCGCAGGAACACTGGGGCTCGTTGTTGCGTAGTACCGGTCTAGTCCTCACGGTGGCGGTCATGCTCTGGCTCGCTCTCAACGTGCGGCTTCCCTCGCTCAGCCAACTGCATTCCACCATCGAGGCGTGGGGTTGGTTAGGTCCCTTAGTGTTCATTGGCCTCTATGCCCTCGTCGCCATCACCCCCATACCGGTCACGGTGATGGCTGTCGTGGCGGGGCTGCTGTTCGGCGTCGCCATCGGCAGTGTGCTGTCCCTGATTGGCGTGCTCATCGGGTGCTGGGGTGCGTATTGGCTGGCCCGCGCCGTCGGACGAGATGCCACGCGCCGCCTGCTGGGTCGACACCGCGCCTCCATCGAGCGAAATCTGAGCCATGCTGGTTTTCAGACGGTGTTCATGCTTCGTCTGCTTCCTGGGTTTCCCTATTGGCCGGTGAATTATGGCAGCGGGGCGTTCGGCGTATCCCAGCACGCTTATCTGTCCGCTTCGGCCCTGGCCGTGCTGCCCGGACAAATCTCACTCGTGGCGATCGGTGATTTCGTGGCCGAACAGTCCATCCTCAACGGCGCCGTGGTCGTGGTGTCCTGGATTGCCGTCATTGTGCTGACCATCTGGTCGTATCGCCGCTGGAAGCAAGCTCGTCGTCATTCCTCCGATGACGAGGCCGACGGGGACGACACCATGTCGTAG
- the rpsA gene encoding 30S ribosomal protein S1, whose amino-acid sequence MTTTKTVPQVAINDIGTSEDLLAAIDETIKYFNDGDLVAGTVVKVDRDEVLLDIGYKTEGVIPSRELSIKNDVDPDDVVAVGDSVEALVLTKEDKEGRLILSKKRAQYERAWGDIEKVKEDDGVVTGTVIEVVKGGLILDIGLRGFLPASLVEMRRVRDLAPYIGQQLEAKIIELDKNRNNVVLSRRAWLEQTQSEVRSNFLNNLEKGQVRNGVVSSIVNFGAFVDLGGVDGLVHVSELSWKHIDHPSEVVEVGQEVTVEVLEVDMDRERVSLSLKATQEDPWQVFARTHALGQIVPGKVTKLVPFGAFVRVEDGIEGLVHISELAARHIDTAEQVVSVNEELFVKVIDIDLDRRRISLSLKQANEGVDPEGTEFDPALYGMAADYDDEGNYKYPEGFDPETNEWMEGFETERAAWEQQYADAQARWEAHKEQVVRHSTEDVEASTEAAEAGNTSYSSEAPATDAGTLASDEALAALREKLTGN is encoded by the coding sequence ATGACCACCACCAAGACCGTCCCGCAGGTTGCCATCAACGACATCGGCACCTCCGAGGACCTCCTCGCAGCCATTGACGAGACCATCAAGTACTTCAACGATGGTGACCTGGTTGCGGGCACTGTCGTCAAGGTTGACCGCGACGAAGTTCTTCTCGACATCGGTTACAAGACCGAAGGTGTCATCCCCTCCCGTGAGCTGTCGATCAAGAACGACGTCGATCCCGACGACGTGGTTGCCGTGGGCGACTCCGTGGAAGCCCTCGTCCTCACCAAGGAGGATAAGGAAGGCCGTCTGATCCTGTCCAAGAAGCGCGCCCAGTACGAGCGCGCCTGGGGCGACATCGAGAAGGTCAAGGAAGACGACGGCGTCGTCACCGGTACCGTCATCGAGGTCGTCAAGGGTGGCCTCATCCTCGACATCGGCCTGCGCGGCTTCCTGCCCGCATCGTTGGTCGAGATGCGCCGCGTCCGCGACCTGGCCCCGTACATCGGCCAGCAGCTGGAAGCCAAGATCATCGAGCTCGACAAGAACCGCAACAACGTGGTTCTGTCCCGTCGCGCCTGGCTCGAGCAGACCCAGTCCGAGGTCCGCTCGAACTTCCTCAACAACCTCGAGAAGGGCCAGGTGCGCAACGGCGTGGTCTCCTCGATCGTCAACTTCGGTGCCTTCGTGGACCTGGGTGGCGTCGACGGCCTGGTGCACGTCTCCGAGCTGTCCTGGAAGCACATCGACCACCCGTCCGAGGTTGTCGAAGTGGGCCAGGAAGTCACCGTCGAGGTGCTCGAAGTCGACATGGACCGCGAGCGTGTCTCGCTGTCGCTCAAGGCCACCCAGGAGGATCCGTGGCAGGTCTTCGCCCGGACCCACGCTCTGGGCCAGATCGTGCCCGGCAAGGTCACCAAGCTGGTGCCTTTCGGTGCGTTCGTGCGCGTCGAGGACGGCATCGAGGGCCTCGTGCACATCTCCGAGCTGGCTGCCCGCCACATCGACACCGCCGAGCAGGTTGTGTCGGTCAACGAGGAGCTCTTCGTCAAGGTCATCGACATCGACCTGGACCGCCGCCGTATCTCGCTGTCTCTGAAGCAGGCCAACGAGGGCGTAGATCCGGAGGGCACCGAGTTCGACCCGGCGCTGTACGGTATGGCTGCCGACTACGACGATGAGGGCAACTACAAGTACCCCGAGGGCTTCGATCCCGAGACCAACGAGTGGATGGAAGGCTTCGAGACCGAGCGCGCCGCTTGGGAGCAGCAGTACGCTGACGCTCAGGCTCGCTGGGAAGCTCACAAGGAGCAGGTTGTCCGTCACTCCACTGAGGACGTCGAAGCATCGACCGAAGCAGCCGAGGCCGGCAACACCTCTTACTCCTCCGAGGCTCCGGCCACGGATGCTGGCACCCTGGCTTCCGACGAAGCTCTGGCTGCCTTGCGCGAGAAGCTAACCGGCAACTGA